In Bradyrhizobium erythrophlei, a single genomic region encodes these proteins:
- a CDS encoding response regulator transcription factor, whose amino-acid sequence MIADSKKRDIALVVDDSPETLRLLTDALDGAGMTVMVAMDGAAALRIVEQITPDIVLLDAVMPGMDGFETCRRLKRDAGFSNVPVIFMTGLAETEHIVGGLEAGGVDYVTKPIVIEEMLARIRVHLANARLTQSARAALDASGRYLLAVNGQGKIVWATPQAQKMLSENLTSSASEEFALSETMLQWLAQMQRGKAKPKSQNAPFPENEQLHLQYMGKLGPNEFLLRLAKDSSSDTPVEFSSELGLTSREGEVLSWLSKGKTNRDIAQILGLSPRTVDKHLEQIYAKLGVENRTAAAAIATSTGRKNS is encoded by the coding sequence ATGATCGCTGACTCCAAGAAGCGCGATATAGCGCTCGTCGTCGACGACTCTCCGGAGACGCTCCGCCTTTTGACGGACGCGCTCGATGGCGCGGGGATGACCGTCATGGTCGCTATGGATGGCGCGGCTGCCTTGCGCATCGTCGAACAGATCACACCCGACATCGTCCTGCTCGACGCGGTGATGCCTGGCATGGACGGCTTTGAGACTTGCCGGCGGCTGAAGCGCGACGCGGGTTTCAGCAACGTTCCGGTCATCTTCATGACGGGACTGGCCGAGACCGAACATATCGTCGGCGGTCTCGAGGCTGGCGGCGTCGACTATGTCACCAAGCCGATCGTGATCGAAGAAATGCTGGCGCGCATTCGCGTACACCTCGCCAACGCCCGGTTGACGCAGAGCGCGCGGGCCGCGCTCGACGCGTCCGGCCGCTATTTGCTCGCGGTGAACGGACAGGGAAAAATTGTCTGGGCGACGCCGCAAGCGCAGAAGATGTTGTCGGAGAACCTCACCTCCAGCGCCAGCGAGGAATTCGCGCTGTCCGAAACCATGCTGCAATGGCTCGCGCAAATGCAGAGGGGAAAGGCCAAGCCGAAATCCCAGAACGCGCCCTTTCCCGAGAATGAGCAGCTTCATCTGCAATATATGGGCAAGCTCGGGCCCAACGAGTTTCTCTTGCGGCTTGCCAAGGACTCCAGCTCCGATACGCCGGTTGAATTCTCCAGCGAGCTCGGATTGACGAGCCGCGAGGGCGAAGTCCTGTCATGGCTGAGCAAAGGCAAGACCAACCGCGACATCGCGCAAATCCTGGGACTAAGCCCACGGACGGTCGACAAGCATCTCGAGCAGATCTACGCCAAGCTCGGCGTCGAGAACCGCACCGCTGCGGCTGCAATCGCCACCAGCACCGGCCGCAAGAACTCCTGA
- a CDS encoding HAD-IA family hydrolase produces MFEAVIWDFGGVLTTSPFEAFARFETERGLPADIIRRTNAANHLENAWARFERAEVDIETFDRLFAAESRALGAEVRGKDVLPLLAGDPRPEMVEALRHIKLSFKTGCITNNLPANAIGSAGGRTLYIAEVMALFDHIIESAKIGLRKPDPKIYRMMVDALGVDPKRCIYLDDLGINLKPAREMGMTTIKVSDAKQAIAELEAATGLLLR; encoded by the coding sequence ATGTTTGAAGCAGTCATATGGGATTTTGGCGGCGTATTGACGACCTCGCCCTTTGAGGCGTTCGCTCGCTTCGAGACAGAGCGGGGCCTGCCTGCCGATATCATTCGCCGCACCAACGCCGCCAATCATCTGGAAAATGCCTGGGCCAGATTCGAGCGCGCCGAGGTCGACATCGAAACCTTCGATCGGCTGTTTGCCGCGGAATCCCGCGCGTTGGGCGCGGAGGTCCGCGGCAAGGACGTGCTACCGCTGCTGGCCGGTGACCCGCGGCCTGAGATGGTCGAGGCGCTCCGGCATATCAAGTTGAGCTTCAAGACCGGCTGCATCACCAATAATCTTCCGGCGAATGCGATTGGCAGCGCTGGCGGGCGAACGCTCTATATCGCTGAGGTGATGGCGCTGTTCGACCACATCATCGAATCCGCCAAGATCGGCCTGAGAAAGCCCGATCCGAAAATCTATCGCATGATGGTGGACGCGCTTGGCGTCGATCCGAAGCGCTGCATTTATCTCGACGACCTCGGCATCAACCTGAAGCCCGCGCGCGAGATGGGCATGACCACGATCAAGGTGAGCGACGCCAAGCAGGCGATCGCGGAGCTCGAAGCGGCGACCGGCCTGCTGCTTCGCTAA
- a CDS encoding xanthine dehydrogenase family protein molybdopterin-binding subunit — protein MNGPVNLDRRQVLAGGGALVVSFSLSDAFAQDHAAAAPKPPGSLATSPYLDAWIRIDADGITIFTGKAELGQGFKTAFQQIAAEELDVSFASLKVVTADTLLTADEGYTSGSQSTQYSGTAIQNAAAQVREILVAEAARRLNVPMENLRTENGAVIAPDGQRLGYGDLVADNMLHVQAQPKSKLKNPATYKVMGQPVPRVDIPAKVTGGAAYVQDMRLPGMVHARIIRPPSYGAQLTECDTASVEKLPGFVKVVRDGNFLAVVARKEFQAIKAMRTLSKAAKWKEKPGLPKQDDLLAVLTSLKSNDTTIFQQSDASVTGQKTIEATFTRPYQAHGSIGPSCAIAQFADGTMKVWTHTQGVYPDRQGIAEMLKVPLPSVRLIHVEGSGCYGHNGADDAAADAALIARELPGIPVRVQWMREQEHTWEPFGPAMVTKLKASLDGNGKIVDWNFDVWTNTHSMRPGGAGSMLAAQHMAEPFAVPEPQPIPLPAGGGDRNAIPIYKFPNAKVVHRFIPEMPVRVSAMRALGAYHNIFSIESFMTELAELAGVDPVEFRLNHLEDKRGREVIEKAAKEFGWQKAQKAPLDRGYGFAFARYKSLAAYCAIASEVEINRETGRPRLVRAVAAVDSGQVVNPDGLINQVEGAILQSMSWTLYEAVTFDDTRITSTDWQTYPILRFDAVPDKIDVHIINRPGLPFLGSGETGQGPAAASVANAIANATGKRLRDLPLTRKKIKDAIDA, from the coding sequence ATGAACGGTCCCGTCAATCTCGATCGCCGTCAGGTACTGGCCGGTGGCGGCGCTTTGGTCGTCAGCTTCTCGCTGTCGGATGCTTTTGCTCAAGATCATGCCGCAGCCGCGCCAAAGCCTCCCGGCAGTCTCGCGACGTCGCCTTATCTTGATGCCTGGATTCGCATCGATGCCGACGGCATTACGATCTTCACCGGCAAGGCCGAGCTCGGCCAGGGTTTCAAGACCGCGTTCCAGCAGATCGCGGCCGAAGAGCTTGATGTTTCCTTTGCATCGCTCAAGGTCGTCACGGCCGACACGCTTCTCACCGCTGACGAGGGCTACACATCCGGCAGCCAGTCCACGCAATATAGCGGCACGGCGATTCAGAATGCCGCCGCGCAGGTGCGCGAGATTCTGGTGGCGGAAGCCGCGCGGCGGCTCAATGTGCCGATGGAAAATCTGCGGACCGAGAACGGCGCGGTGATCGCTCCGGACGGCCAGCGCCTGGGTTATGGCGATCTGGTCGCGGACAACATGCTGCATGTTCAGGCTCAGCCAAAATCGAAACTGAAGAATCCTGCGACTTATAAGGTCATGGGCCAGCCGGTGCCCCGCGTCGATATTCCGGCCAAGGTGACCGGCGGCGCAGCCTACGTTCAGGACATGCGGTTGCCCGGCATGGTGCACGCCCGCATTATCCGTCCGCCGAGCTATGGCGCGCAGTTGACGGAATGCGACACGGCGTCGGTCGAAAAGCTGCCCGGATTCGTCAAGGTTGTCCGCGATGGAAATTTCCTGGCCGTGGTTGCCCGAAAGGAATTTCAGGCGATCAAGGCCATGAGGACTTTGTCGAAAGCGGCGAAGTGGAAAGAGAAGCCCGGCCTGCCGAAGCAGGACGATCTGCTTGCTGTCCTTACCAGCCTGAAGTCGAACGATACGACGATCTTCCAGCAGAGCGACGCTTCGGTGACAGGCCAAAAGACCATTGAAGCGACCTTTACGCGCCCCTATCAAGCCCATGGCTCGATCGGGCCGTCCTGCGCCATCGCGCAATTCGCCGACGGTACGATGAAGGTATGGACGCATACCCAGGGCGTCTATCCCGACCGTCAGGGCATCGCGGAAATGTTGAAGGTGCCCCTGCCAAGCGTTCGGCTCATTCACGTCGAAGGTTCTGGATGCTACGGCCACAATGGCGCCGACGATGCTGCCGCGGACGCGGCCCTGATCGCGCGCGAGCTGCCCGGCATTCCCGTGCGCGTGCAATGGATGCGCGAGCAGGAGCACACCTGGGAGCCGTTTGGCCCAGCGATGGTGACGAAGCTGAAGGCATCGCTCGATGGCAATGGAAAGATTGTCGATTGGAATTTCGACGTCTGGACCAACACCCATTCGATGCGGCCTGGCGGCGCCGGCTCCATGCTGGCGGCCCAGCATATGGCCGAGCCTTTCGCCGTACCCGAGCCGCAGCCGATTCCGTTGCCGGCGGGCGGCGGCGACCGCAATGCTATTCCGATCTACAAGTTTCCCAACGCCAAGGTGGTGCACCGCTTCATTCCGGAGATGCCGGTGCGGGTCTCCGCGATGCGCGCGCTCGGCGCCTATCACAACATCTTCTCGATCGAGAGTTTCATGACCGAGCTTGCCGAACTCGCCGGCGTCGACCCGGTCGAGTTCAGGCTAAATCATCTGGAGGACAAGCGCGGTCGCGAGGTCATCGAGAAAGCGGCGAAGGAATTCGGCTGGCAGAAGGCGCAAAAAGCGCCTCTTGATCGCGGCTACGGCTTTGCTTTTGCGCGCTACAAGAGCCTGGCGGCCTATTGCGCCATAGCGAGCGAAGTGGAAATCAACCGCGAGACCGGCCGTCCGCGGCTGGTGCGCGCGGTGGCCGCCGTCGACAGCGGGCAAGTCGTCAATCCCGACGGGTTGATCAACCAGGTCGAGGGCGCGATCCTTCAGTCCATGAGCTGGACGCTTTATGAAGCCGTCACCTTCGACGATACGAGGATCACGAGCACGGACTGGCAGACCTATCCGATCCTGCGGTTCGACGCGGTCCCCGACAAGATCGACGTGCACATCATCAACCGTCCGGGCCTGCCGTTCCTTGGCAGCGGAGAAACCGGGCAGGGGCCGGCCGCGGCGTCGGTTGCCAATGCTATCGCCAATGCCACCGGCAAGCGCCTGCGCGATCTGCCGCTGACGCGAAAGAAGATCAAGGACGCGATCGACGCCTAG